From the genome of Sphingobacterium kitahiroshimense, one region includes:
- a CDS encoding hybrid sensor histidine kinase/response regulator transcription factor: MIIIAWLLCPFMSCLAQNFSFETLTQDNVLDKQAVLSIAQDKNGKLWFGGGPNLFIYDSQNIINLRVQDSVFNKLDYINKICINDNNDLFIATSTQVFIFNIDKRKPLLKRGKPFIEKVLISDIQILSSHIFLCTNRGLYIAIPASGSYDFKLILDRPHTQTIVQTGADSYTIASANGIESFTYKNKRLSETRNLGLPQLPLKERIFSTMYVKDNTLWVGTKLHGLFLFNFSSQNWKNLTEGNSNLLSNNVRKIIKNTNGELLIGTLKGLSVFNGSPVFTNYKHNTSIKNSLSQNSIYDIFVDNQKVVWLGTYFGGINAVYPDFIPIQTYSTRSLLSQQLNSDIVGSFAVSKNAAWIGTEEEGINKIDKITRNTSPQPQFTRSNLIKDLYVRDEKLYAAQYGGGYSIIDLKSGNTKNYLLEKDLLNLKNNIYSIYVDPAQRIYLGTNKGLYIAEQEKPPQFDSSLAANTIDEIQADDKQQIYFLQSGKLFRKKTFSATVRSIKQIDSLYINGFYVAPDGNIWLTSKGDLYHFDIKDNVALKAHFPNNTLGWPVMIDKHFWISSKNGLIFFDPSTKYHTVLNQYDGLPVKNMQGSKVYSSEAGFLFVTTLNGLVSIDTRKITFNQKKPNVLFRNIFLQDTPLNYGRIQQSDQPNNYTLQLLYDENFITVNFSSSNFIKPQKNRYRYKLEGFDKGWIETNTPSVRYTNIPEGQHTLSVYASNNDGIWSSTPLQIHIDIKPPLWRTWWAYLLYAGLFTLGVHFVIKFVVEREMLINSEREQEKKIKFFTQISHEIRTPLTLIMSPLDEIITETANLSTTQSKIKRIKKNTAKLLGVVNELLDFKKFDDKHFILKQSDIPFREYIEDTFYLLNDLAQNKHINYYIRQLDAVGLQSIDAVQFDKVMFNLLSNAIKYTPENGTVYLELLESEDNIIINIVDNGIGIATDNQFKIFEEYYREEQANDSIGTGIGLALTKQIVLQHQGEIRCFTMKDEKGEWTIFNLRLPKLSKVNMSPPTDSLMTIIDESNSTTPTVLGRSLQQTILIVEDNRELLDTIVHLFQDSYTVITAVNGEDALSKAQEYIPDLILSDLMMPYMNGAQLCRAVKTNIATSHIPVILLTAVTDSESQTQALQYGANIYLTKPFDNRLLFLSVQNLIAISHKKSKEFQVKKTDFDNELDAKFIATLDQLIEDNMQSDDFDVNFISRKMGMSTPIIYRKLRAISNLSINNYVKMYRLNRAKELLKSSMNVSEVAYAVGFSERKYFSREFKKQFGYNPSQQIADSYEDN; the protein is encoded by the coding sequence ATGATCATTATCGCATGGCTACTTTGCCCATTTATGTCTTGTTTGGCCCAGAATTTCAGTTTTGAAACACTAACACAGGACAATGTATTAGATAAACAGGCGGTATTGAGTATCGCTCAGGATAAAAATGGAAAACTTTGGTTTGGAGGAGGTCCAAATCTGTTTATTTATGACTCACAGAATATTATAAACCTTCGAGTTCAGGATAGCGTATTCAACAAATTAGATTATATCAACAAGATTTGTATAAACGACAATAATGATCTTTTTATAGCTACCTCTACTCAGGTATTTATTTTCAATATAGACAAACGAAAGCCTCTCCTAAAAAGAGGAAAGCCCTTTATCGAGAAAGTCCTTATCTCAGACATACAAATTCTATCCTCCCATATTTTCTTATGTACAAATAGGGGTCTATATATAGCTATTCCCGCCTCAGGCTCTTATGATTTTAAATTAATTTTAGACCGTCCTCATACACAAACTATTGTTCAAACAGGAGCAGACTCCTATACAATAGCTAGCGCTAACGGTATCGAATCATTTACCTATAAAAACAAGCGGCTATCTGAAACCCGCAACCTGGGCTTACCACAGTTACCACTAAAGGAACGAATCTTTAGTACGATGTATGTGAAAGATAACACGCTTTGGGTAGGGACAAAACTACATGGTCTATTTCTGTTTAATTTTTCCAGTCAAAATTGGAAAAATCTAACGGAAGGAAATAGTAATCTCTTAAGCAATAATGTTCGTAAAATCATTAAAAATACAAATGGAGAACTATTAATTGGCACATTGAAAGGTCTTTCCGTTTTCAATGGATCCCCTGTTTTCACAAATTACAAACATAATACATCCATCAAAAACTCCCTCAGCCAGAACTCGATTTATGATATCTTTGTCGATAATCAAAAAGTAGTCTGGTTAGGAACATATTTTGGGGGTATCAACGCAGTTTATCCTGATTTTATCCCTATACAAACCTACTCTACACGTTCGCTATTAAGTCAACAGTTGAATAGTGATATCGTGGGTAGTTTTGCCGTTTCCAAGAATGCTGCTTGGATAGGCACTGAAGAAGAAGGAATCAATAAAATTGATAAAATTACGAGGAATACTAGTCCACAACCCCAATTTACCCGATCAAACCTGATAAAAGACCTCTATGTCCGGGATGAAAAATTATATGCCGCACAATATGGTGGAGGCTACTCCATCATTGACCTAAAATCGGGCAACACCAAAAATTATCTCCTCGAAAAGGATCTCTTAAACCTGAAAAACAATATTTATAGCATTTACGTAGATCCAGCACAACGAATCTATCTAGGCACAAATAAGGGGCTTTACATTGCGGAACAGGAAAAACCACCACAGTTTGATTCCTCACTAGCAGCAAACACAATAGATGAGATACAGGCAGATGATAAACAACAGATTTATTTCCTGCAATCAGGAAAGCTATTTCGAAAAAAGACTTTTAGCGCTACTGTCCGATCCATAAAGCAAATTGACTCACTGTACATCAATGGATTTTATGTCGCGCCCGATGGCAATATCTGGCTTACCTCGAAAGGGGATTTATATCATTTCGATATTAAGGATAATGTGGCCCTTAAAGCCCATTTTCCCAATAACACCCTAGGTTGGCCTGTCATGATCGACAAACATTTCTGGATCAGCAGCAAAAATGGACTGATTTTCTTCGATCCAAGCACAAAGTATCATACTGTCCTTAATCAGTATGATGGTCTCCCTGTTAAGAATATGCAAGGGTCTAAGGTCTATAGCAGCGAAGCCGGATTTTTATTCGTGACTACATTGAATGGTTTAGTTTCGATCGACACCCGAAAAATCACTTTCAATCAGAAAAAACCGAATGTGCTTTTTAGAAATATATTCCTTCAAGATACACCCTTAAACTATGGTCGCATCCAGCAAAGTGATCAACCCAATAACTATACGTTGCAATTACTTTATGACGAGAATTTTATAACGGTCAATTTTTCGAGTTCCAATTTTATCAAACCACAGAAAAATAGATATCGGTATAAGCTCGAAGGTTTTGATAAAGGTTGGATAGAAACCAATACACCAAGTGTCAGATATACCAATATTCCCGAAGGACAGCATACACTCAGTGTATATGCCAGCAATAATGATGGCATCTGGAGCAGTACCCCACTACAAATACACATTGATATAAAACCTCCGCTCTGGAGAACATGGTGGGCCTACCTCTTATACGCCGGACTATTTACACTCGGGGTACACTTTGTCATTAAGTTTGTTGTGGAACGCGAGATGTTGATCAATTCCGAAAGAGAACAGGAAAAGAAAATAAAATTCTTTACACAAATTTCGCATGAGATCCGGACTCCGCTTACCCTGATCATGTCACCTCTGGATGAAATCATTACCGAAACAGCCAACTTATCGACTACCCAATCTAAGATAAAACGGATTAAAAAGAATACAGCTAAATTATTGGGGGTAGTTAACGAGCTACTTGATTTCAAAAAATTTGATGACAAGCACTTCATCTTGAAACAGAGCGATATCCCCTTTAGGGAATATATTGAAGACACATTCTATCTCCTCAATGATCTTGCCCAGAATAAACATATCAATTATTATATCCGACAATTGGATGCCGTAGGGTTACAATCCATAGACGCTGTTCAATTTGACAAGGTCATGTTCAATCTATTGTCAAACGCCATTAAGTATACTCCCGAGAATGGCACAGTTTATCTTGAGCTTCTTGAAAGCGAAGACAACATCATTATTAACATCGTTGACAACGGGATTGGCATCGCAACGGACAATCAATTCAAGATTTTTGAAGAATATTATCGGGAGGAACAAGCAAATGACAGTATAGGTACTGGTATCGGACTAGCCTTAACCAAGCAGATTGTTCTACAGCATCAAGGAGAGATCCGTTGCTTTACCATGAAAGATGAAAAAGGAGAATGGACGATTTTCAACCTACGTTTACCGAAGCTATCAAAAGTCAACATGTCCCCTCCTACAGACTCCCTGATGACCATTATAGATGAATCAAATTCAACAACTCCAACCGTATTGGGCAGATCCTTGCAACAGACCATTCTGATTGTCGAAGACAATAGAGAGCTTTTGGATACCATTGTTCATTTATTTCAGGATAGCTATACCGTCATCACGGCTGTCAATGGAGAAGATGCCTTATCGAAAGCGCAAGAGTATATTCCCGACTTGATCTTATCTGATCTGATGATGCCTTATATGAATGGAGCCCAGTTATGCCGGGCAGTAAAAACAAATATCGCAACCAGTCATATTCCTGTTATCCTGTTGACTGCAGTGACAGACAGTGAATCACAGACACAGGCCCTACAATATGGAGCAAACATCTATCTAACAAAACCTTTTGACAATAGGCTGTTGTTTCTATCTGTGCAGAATCTCATAGCAATCAGTCATAAAAAGAGCAAGGAATTTCAGGTCAAAAAAACAGATTTCGACAATGAACTGGATGCTAAATTTATTGCTACATTAGATCAACTGATCGAAGATAATATGC